In the Desulfosporosinus acidiphilus SJ4 genome, ATATCCGCCATGTTTCAAGAGTCTATATTGTTCTTGAAAGAAAGATGTATTTTCTACATGTTGTGCGACTGTGTATGAAGTTGTAATATCAAAACTCTCGTTAGGAAATGGCGTATTACAGGCATCACATACATTGTAGGCAATATTGTAGTGATTCTTGGCGTCTGTTTCAATGCAAAAATCAATATAGCCACTGTCCAAATCAATTCCTTCAACCTGTAAATCCCCGCCAAACCAGTCGCAGACACATCTTGTAAATGAACCTGGACCGCATCCCAAGTCAAGCAACTTCATGCCACATCGTATAGGCAAGGCTTCTAAATATAATCTTGAAAATCTGACGTTAAAGCGAAAATCGCGAATTTTAATTAATGTCTCAATTCCAAAAATATTTTTAGACCAAACTGTATTCATTCAAAAAACTCCAATATTAATGATTTCAGGAATTCTTTTCGCAGAGAATCTTCTCATCCTAAGATTAACATATGTTTATTAAAAGAAACTTAAAAAATGGTTATCATTGCTCAACTGCCCTTCATTCTCATCAAGAAGCGAAAGGGTTCCTTTTCCTCACCGTTATAGATGTCTAGTTTAGCTACATTTCTTTCGTGATATATTTTTCCATATCTATCCGCCTGATTGTCACAAACATAAGCATAATCATAATTGTTCGGTAAAACCCAGCCCATAAAGATGTAGGAATGAGCAGGGTCACCCAGGCTGCAATTATTCTGATCCATCGTAAAACAGATGTCACCGGGCTGCAGATTTTTGTATGCGGAGCTGCGTGTCCAACCTCTATGCTCCAGTTGATTAATGAGTCCTCTGGTATTACAGGTAGTGTCGGGTAACTTAACTCCATTTTGCCTCAGTGCTTCAGCAACAAAGTAAACGCATGCATTCCTATACTGCCCATTGTTTAGCTGCAATGCCCTTTTTATTACTTTCTGCCGATTGGCTTCTTTAGATAGATAGTCATATAGTTTTTTATTTAAATAAACTTCAGGAGCGTTTATTTTTAGTGATTTGTTAACCTGAATCTTGTTTATAACTTTCGGAGCTTGAGTATTACCTGGAGTCGATACGGGTATAACGCTGTGAATCTCTTTATGTGGTAAAAGCAGAATTAAAGCAATTATCATACTTCCCCCTATGAGGATCAAATATTGCTTCTTCATAGGAAATACCTCCTCAATCGAATCTCTTCAGTAAAAGAAGATTTAATTTAATTTTCCGTGTTTTATTGCCCGGCATATTCCTGTATAGCAAGAACTCATAAAGGAATACACAAATATATGTCCACAGGCCGCTGACTGTTAAAGCTGTGACCATGGCGCTTGGTGTATGAATCCGCAGATAAACAGGACTTAGTCCTAAGAAGAATACTAGCAGAACCCCTGCGATCAGAATCCAAAGCCGACTGTACCAGGATTCTTTTCGTGCTAAAACATAGCTAAGAACTGCGTAAAATGATAAGCTGCCCAGTAAAAAACCAGTGTTTGGAGCTTGAAAGGGTATAATGTTTTCAAAGATACTTACGTTCTCACCCCGGAAAATGAATCGAAAAAAATAATCAACCAAAGTTCCTCCGCCCCAAGCAAGACTAAGGGGAAGAACATGAATCCATTGCTTAGTTTTATACCAATAGCCAAATAACGCAACTAAAAAGACACTTAATATCACAATATGAGTACTCAAAGCATTAATTTGCTGCATTGAGTAGATCATCCAGAGTGGAGAAGCCAGTTCCAGACCGGAAGCCACCATGTGATCAAATTCAGCAACGTCGTTCGTCACAAAATCTTGAATTAGACTCATTAAAAAAACAAAAAGTCCTACAAATGTTACAGAGCCTATAATAATTAATAATCGCAGCTTACCTAACGAACGATAATTACTGGTTAGACGCAAAAACTCCCCAGACAGCCAAGCTCCCCATCGTTCATGATTCTTATACAACCGATAAAATATTATAAAGAGAACAGCTGCAATTACTCCAAGTAGGATAGAATAACGATGGATGATCGGAAGAATAGTGTTCCATTGACTGCCCAAAGTCCTTCCCAGCAGGATAAATACACTTGCCCAGGAAATGGCCCCGAGATAGGAATATAGTGCAAAATCCCGATAATTTAAGCGGCTTAAACCGGCAATATAGCCAGACAGATGACGTACTCCAGGAATAAAATATCCTGCCGTCAGAAGTTTACCACCATGTTGATGGTACCAACTAAGCACCTTTTCCAAGCGCTGACTTCCCGCATGTTTTCTTAGGTATACCAATACGTTTGCTTCGAAAAATCGTCCCAGAAAATAAGCAATAGTAATCCCTGTTATACTTCCGATAGCTGATGAAATAATTGCTAAAATTCTGCGCCTTATCAAATTACAGATTAGCAACGGTCTCTTTGTTTAAAATCTCCTCTTTTATTAAGATAGTTTTTTGTCCGATAATCACGAACATGCATAATATGACGAAAAAGCTCATTAATAACACTAGTTTATCCTAACAAGATTAAAAGACCATGAAAATATTATTTAATAACTATTCGAATCCTTTTGAAGTCAGATGGAAAAGCGAGGCTAAAGCATTTGTTGCTAAAGCCTCGTTTTTACTCTGTAATTCAGCTCACTATTAAATAATTCGCCGCCTTCAGTCGAATCTTAATAATTAATCATCGTGTTCCTTATTTACTAAACCACTAGTAACCAAAACAATGAAATGCACAGATTCGCGAAACGCTATCTGGTTATATGCCATTGGCCGCAAATGCCGCACACGATATTTCCTCCTTATTTCTTGCACCACGATTATTATTGCCTTTCTTTAACCAAATTACATGAAAAATTGATTAAAAATATGAGCTAAGGCATTGCAGTCTTTAAAAATTTAATCAAATTGGAAAGGACTGAATGAACTCTTCATTCAGTCCGCTTTTATAACCATAATTATAAGCATTGGCTTCCCCATTTAAATCCCATTCCTTCGCTTGTGCTCTCAAAAATGAAAAATTTATTCAATCAGAAACGAGGTTATCTGTTTGCTCTGTTTCATTTAATTCGGAACTTGTTACATAACCGATATTCTCACCAATAGCAATAAGGTTCTGATCTCTCTTTGTTATAGTTAGGAAAATTACAATGCTCAATATTGCGATGAGAAATATTGAACTGGTATCAATTGTTCCTAAAGAAAGTCCTCCGGCACTTCGAGATTGTGAAAGAAAATCGCCCAAAGATGCCCCAAGAGGACGGGTTAATATATAAGCGATCCAGAATGCAAGAACTGAATTAATCTTCAAGCGATAGAAAGTAAATGTTACTACCCCTATTAAACCAGCAAACATAAGGGCTGATTTCCAATAACCTAAATTAAGCTGCTCTGCTATAAGATCGCCCGCCGCAGTCCCCAAGGCAAACGTAAATAGAATTGCTGACCAATAAAAGGCCTCTCTTTTAGTTGTGTAGATAGAATGAATTGATAATGTCTTTTCATTGGCATACCAAACAACAAAAGTTGCGATGAGAGCCACAGAAAACACGATAGTCGTTATTTCTAAAGGTACTCCAAAATGGTCCACAAGGTTATCGGTTATTAGTGTGCCGACAACACTAATTAGAACAACTAAAAGCCAGTATACACTTGGCACGTATTTTCTTAGCTTAAACTGAAAGAATAAAGTAATCATCAAAAGAACGCTCATTATAAATGTTGTAATAGTTAACCCTAAATTTAGGTTTGAGTTCAAAAAATCAGCGGCTGTTTCACCGACTGTTGTTGCCAAAACCTTGATCACCCAAAAGAAAATGGTAATTTCAGGAACTTTATTCAGCGTCTTTCTTATGGGATGAGAGGATTTTACTTCATTGAAATTTATTTTATCGTTGATAAATCCATTAGTCTTCATAGACAAAGCCCCTTTGTATGTATTTTTTTCTATTCTACCCAAATAATTAAGGAGATAATCCAATTGATTATCTCCTTAATTTCGAGGTACCTTTTACAATATTTAACTAAGTAATTCATCTCATTTTACAACATAATCTTGGCAACGAGGTTAAAAATTATTGTTATAGTTACCTAGAAGGTCTTCTCCCATTTTGAAGGTCCTCAGTAGTCAATCCAAAGGTGTATTGATAATGCGGATAATCCACTATGGCTTTAAAGGTTCCACCCCATTCTAGCCCGCCCTGTCCCCCTAAATGTCCCATTAAGATATATAGGTTTTGATCATTGGAAATTTGGTTGTTTACAAAAGGTGCAGCGTCAAATGCCAGGCCCCAATTATGATAGGAATCTCCGGCTCTGGCATTACTTACAATTGGACCAGGCATTGTTCTTCCTTGAGCATATAGCCTGTCTGACTCGTCCCAGCTTCTAAACCCAGTGGTAATGCGGACGTCTAAGTTATGGGCTCTTGTTAAATTCAGAAATTCACTAGCGAGAGAAGCGACGTAAGGATCAAGTGAACTTAAAGATGTAGAGCTTGGTCGGGTTTCAAACTTGTCCGCCGAGTGGGGAGCAAATAGACTTATCCGGGTTCTTGGGTTTACTACTCCTTCTTGAACGAGCGCATGATCGCGCTGGAACCTAAGTACCGCCTCGGTGGTTTTATGACCAAACCACCCATCAGGAGTTCCTGAATTATAGCCTAAAGAATTTAACTTAACTTGTATCATTTTTACCCTGTCGATCAAGCTAGCCCATGTGGCAGGACCAACAATACCATTCCGAGGTAACCTAATATCATCTTGATAATTCTTGACTACGTCTTCAGTTTTTCGATCGAAAAGATAATCTATTACAAAGCTATTATAGTTTTTACCTAAACCGTTTAAATTCATCTCAAGCCTTTTTACATACGGACCTTGAGAACCTAGTCTTAAGGTTGGTAAGTTTGCCATTTATAAAACACCTTTCTCATAGTATTTCTATTTAATACTATGCGGAAGAAGCCGAAACGTTCAAATTTGCCGCGTCCCAAAGTAGAGTGCGTTTAACTTAGATATTGAGGAATCGTTTATGTCAGGTGAAAAGGGTTTTAAATGCACCTCATAGATTTTTACGGTTGTCAACTACCTTAGTTATTATTGTATCTAATTATTTCATACCCTTCATTAACCCAAGATTAAAAGTCCTACTATTTCTTTTAACTTTAATCCTTATTTAATCATCTTATAGGAACAACTAAATCTACTATGTTAAGATATTTCAGGTTCATTGAAGAACATTAAAAATCTGAAAAATTAAATTTTTGTTGGGCTGACGGCCACTATATTGTTAGAGAACGAATGATCGCTGGTAAGCCAATCGTTGAGAAGGCACTCTCTCATCCTAGGCGATTCCGATCCGTCCGCGATTACCTTGAAGTCAAGGAAGTTATCATTGGCGACGGGGAAAAAGATTAAAAGACCATGAAAATTTTATTTTCTTATTCATAACTATTCCAGTCTTTTGAAGTCATAAGAAAACGAGGCTAAAGCATTTATTGCTCAAGCCTCGTTTATTTATCCATTATTAATTACAATTTAATCCTCTCTTAATGTTTAAACTTTAGACTGATTAAAAGAATTCGTCCGCGAATCAGGTCCAACAAAAATTTCGGGAGGAAAATATAGGTGTAATGAATTTTCTAAAATTATTGCGGCCTCATCAATGGATTAAGAATAGTTTTGTTTTGCTGGGTATAATGTTTTCTAAACAATGGGACCTGGCAACTTTATTTCTTGCCTTTGTTACTTTTGGAGCCTTTTGTTGTATCGCGAGCAGCATCTACGTCTTTAATGATTTACTGGATATTGAGGCTGACCGCCAGCATCCTACAAAAAAAACGCGGCCGCTCGCGAGCAGGTTGATTTCCCCTCGAAGCGGCTGGATGATTGCGGGCGGACTGGTTTTAACAGCCTTGTTGCTTGCTGCAGTTTCGGGACCATGGGTCGTGTTGTTTATTGTTATGTATGCAGCGTTAAATATCGCTTACACACTTCGCTTAAAACAAGTTGCCGTTCTGGATGTGTTTATTATTTCCGCGGGTTTCATGCTGCGTATTCTTGCCGGAACAATCGGTCTCGGCATTGCTCCCTCCTCTTGGCTATTGCTCTGTGGATTTATGCTCTCCCTCTTCCTGGGCTTTGCCAAGCGTCGGGCTGAATTTTTTACTCTTGAGAACAGTGGGTTGTCCGAGACCAAAAATCAAACGCGACAGGTTCTAAGAGACTATAGCCCCATGATGATTGACCAGTTTATGGCAGTCAGTTCCGCCTGCACCATTCTATGCTATGGTCTTTATACCGTTAATTCAGAAACGGTCGCTCGATACGGCACTACAGCCTTAATCTATACGTTACCTTTCGTGGTTTATGGTGTTTTTCGTTATATCTTTCTATTACATCGACGCGGTAAGGGTAACGACACCGCACTTGATCTCTATTCAGACCCCCACTTATTAGTAACTGTTTTAATCTGGGGACTAGTAACTGTAGTGATCATAGCATGATCATATCAGGGTTAAGCAAACGAAAATTAAGCAGCATTGTCCTCTTCTTCGTTTTGGTGCTGGCGGGTTGTCTGATCTTTGCCCAATGGAGTAATAGAGAAAACTATTTCTCTGCTGTTCAAACCATCGGTATGACATGGCTTTGTTTACTTCTTATACTTTCACTTCTAAATTATCTTCTTCGGATTATTCGCTGGCAAAACTACCTTAGATTCCTTGGTGCAAATCTGCCCGTTACTTTGAGTGCTTTGATTTACGTAGCAGGTTTTGCCCTTACGATGACACCTGGCAAAACGGGAGAATTGTATCGCGGTGTTTTTCTTAAGACTTATGGCGTAACCTATACCAACAGCACTGCAGTTTTTGTAAGCGAGCGCATTTCCGATTTATCGGCAATTCTTCTGCTGACACTACTGGGCACATTCCACCAACTCCACTGGTTTATGATAATTTCGGTGATAATCGTCGCTGCGATTATCAGCCTGTTTTTATCGTTACACACTAAATTCCCTCTCAAATTCCTTGGCAATTTATCCAGACTTATACATCTTTCATCCAAAACAGGACGGCGTTGGCTAACACTTCTCAAAGAAGCGCGGCGCTGTCATAGTCCGCGTATCCTAATCAGTGCAACGTTTTTATCACTTCTAGCCTGGTCCTCTGAAGCATTTGCTTTTTATCTTCTTCTTTACAAATTAGGGTTCAGTGCGGGTCTGCTTTTTGCCTTTTCTGTATATGCTCTCGCAACATTAGCTGGGGCAATAAGTTTTCTGCCGGGAGGTCTCGGCGGTACAGAGGCAGCGATGGCCGGTTTACTTCTTATGAATGGCATGCCTGGAACACAGGCCATTGCGGCGACTGTTATTATTCGCTTGACCACTTTATGGTTTGCCGTATTTTTAGGTGTGATAGCTTTAGTCCTTGGCAAGCGAGTGCTAGTTTCCGGCACTGAAGAGCAAGGCAACTAATTCAATAAAATTATTAAAAAGGATGGTATAAAACAAATGGATCTTTCCTGGAATCGATTCCCTCGCTTAAAGCATCGTGAGGTCTTTAACTTATCTGAAGGTTTTGTCAGCTT is a window encoding:
- a CDS encoding Bacteriophage peptidoglycan hydrolase; its protein translation is MKKQYLILIGGSMIIALILLLPHKEIHSVIPVSTPGNTQAPKVINKIQVNKSLKINAPEVYLNKKLYDYLSKEANRQKVIKRALQLNNGQYRNACVYFVAEALRQNGVKLPDTTCNTRGLINQLEHRGWTRSSAYKNLQPGDICFTMDQNNCSLGDPAHSYIFMGWVLPNNYDYAYVCDNQADRYGKIYHERNVAKLDIYNGEEKEPFRFLMRMKGS
- a CDS encoding VTT domain-containing protein translates to MIRRRILAIISSAIGSITGITIAYFLGRFFEANVLVYLRKHAGSQRLEKVLSWYHQHGGKLLTAGYFIPGVRHLSGYIAGLSRLNYRDFALYSYLGAISWASVFILLGRTLGSQWNTILPIIHRYSILLGVIAAVLFIIFYRLYKNHERWGAWLSGEFLRLTSNYRSLGKLRLLIIIGSVTFVGLFVFLMSLIQDFVTNDVAEFDHMVASGLELASPLWMIYSMQQINALSTHIVILSVFLVALFGYWYKTKQWIHVLPLSLAWGGGTLVDYFFRFIFRGENVSIFENIIPFQAPNTGFLLGSLSFYAVLSYVLARKESWYSRLWILIAGVLLVFFLGLSPVYLRIHTPSAMVTALTVSGLWTYICVFLYEFLLYRNMPGNKTRKIKLNLLLLKRFD
- a CDS encoding COG4705 family protein — protein: MDYLLNYLGRIEKNTYKGALSMKTNGFINDKINFNEVKSSHPIRKTLNKVPEITIFFWVIKVLATTVGETAADFLNSNLNLGLTITTFIMSVLLMITLFFQFKLRKYVPSVYWLLVVLISVVGTLITDNLVDHFGVPLEITTIVFSVALIATFVVWYANEKTLSIHSIYTTKREAFYWSAILFTFALGTAAGDLIAEQLNLGYWKSALMFAGLIGVVTFTFYRLKINSVLAFWIAYILTRPLGASLGDFLSQSRSAGGLSLGTIDTSSIFLIAILSIVIFLTITKRDQNLIAIGENIGYVTSSELNETEQTDNLVSD
- a CDS encoding peptidoglycan-binding protein → MANLPTLRLGSQGPYVKRLEMNLNGLGKNYNSFVIDYLFDRKTEDVVKNYQDDIRLPRNGIVGPATWASLIDRVKMIQVKLNSLGYNSGTPDGWFGHKTTEAVLRFQRDHALVQEGVVNPRTRISLFAPHSADKFETRPSSTSLSSLDPYVASLASEFLNLTRAHNLDVRITTGFRSWDESDRLYAQGRTMPGPIVSNARAGDSYHNWGLAFDAAPFVNNQISNDQNLYILMGHLGGQGGLEWGGTFKAIVDYPHYQYTFGLTTEDLQNGRRPSR
- a CDS encoding decaprenyl-phosphate phosphoribosyltransferase; its protein translation is MNFLKLLRPHQWIKNSFVLLGIMFSKQWDLATLFLAFVTFGAFCCIASSIYVFNDLLDIEADRQHPTKKTRPLASRLISPRSGWMIAGGLVLTALLLAAVSGPWVVLFIVMYAALNIAYTLRLKQVAVLDVFIISAGFMLRILAGTIGLGIAPSSWLLLCGFMLSLFLGFAKRRAEFFTLENSGLSETKNQTRQVLRDYSPMMIDQFMAVSSACTILCYGLYTVNSETVARYGTTALIYTLPFVVYGVFRYIFLLHRRGKGNDTALDLYSDPHLLVTVLIWGLVTVVIIA
- a CDS encoding lysylphosphatidylglycerol synthase transmembrane domain-containing protein, coding for MIISGLSKRKLSSIVLFFVLVLAGCLIFAQWSNRENYFSAVQTIGMTWLCLLLILSLLNYLLRIIRWQNYLRFLGANLPVTLSALIYVAGFALTMTPGKTGELYRGVFLKTYGVTYTNSTAVFVSERISDLSAILLLTLLGTFHQLHWFMIISVIIVAAIISLFLSLHTKFPLKFLGNLSRLIHLSSKTGRRWLTLLKEARRCHSPRILISATFLSLLAWSSEAFAFYLLLYKLGFSAGLLFAFSVYALATLAGAISFLPGGLGGTEAAMAGLLLMNGMPGTQAIAATVIIRLTTLWFAVFLGVIALVLGKRVLVSGTEEQGN